A window from Festucalex cinctus isolate MCC-2025b chromosome 12, RoL_Fcin_1.0, whole genome shotgun sequence encodes these proteins:
- the cdkn3 gene encoding cyclin-dependent kinase inhibitor 3: MKSGEFQFDSSSEEEDVDTEEDTPLDISWVPLSEVGSSQFVGICSLPGCRYKDIRRSVHKDVEELHKQGVQDVFVLCTRGELFKYRVPSLLEVYQQKGLSVHHLPFPDGEAPNLEQCGHILDELQRSLDANRRTLVHCYGGLGRSALIAACLLIQLSVTMTANEAIDILRAHRGPGAIQTVKQYNFLHEFRESYAAYQESRDIHTERSVSR; this comes from the exons ATGAAGAGTGGCGAGTTTCAGTTTGACTCTTCGTCTGAAGAAGAAGATGTTGACACAGAAGAGGACACTCCTTTGGACATTTCCTG GGTTCCTTTGTCAGAAGTGGGTTCCTCTCAGTTTGTGGGCATATGTTCCCTCCCAG GTTGCAGGTACAAAGACATCCGCAGGAGTGTGCACAAAGACGTCG AGGAGCTGCACAAGCAAGGCGTGCAGGACGTGTTTGTGCTGTGCACCCGAGGCGAGCTGTTCAAGTACCGCGTGCCTTCGCTTCTGGAGGTCTACCAGCAGAAGGGTCTGAGCGTGCACCACCTGCCCTTCCCCGACGGGGAGGCGCCCAACCTGGAGCAGTGCGGACACATCCTGGATGAGTTGCAGCGCAGCCTGGACGCCAACCGCAGGACCCTCGTCCA CTGCTATGGAGGTCTGGGACGTTCTGCATTAA TTGCCGCATGTCTGCTCATCCAGCTTTCTGTAACCATGACTGCCAACGAAGCCATCGACATCCTGCGTGCGCACAGAGGACCCGGAGCCATACAGACCGTCAAA CAATACAACTTCCTGCACGAATTCCGGGAAAGCTATGCTGCCTACCAAGAGAGCCGAGACATTCACACGGAGCGCTCAGTTTCTCGATGA